The genomic interval GGAAAAATTAAGGAAGCGTTTAAAAAATGAAAAAAATAAAAATTTTTGAGTCAGACTGGTTTTTAAAAGTAATCTCGTTAATTATAGCCTTTACAATGTGGGCATACATAAGCGGACAAAAAACTCCAAAGATTATTGAAAAAAACTTCACAGCTCCTATTTACTTTGAAAATACTTCAGACAATATGATTTTAACCAGAGATGTTTTGTATGAAATTACCGTACAATTGAGAGGCCCCGAGACAATTATCAAAAAAATTAAATCTGAAGATGTTTATATAACAATAGATTTAAAAAATAAAAAATTCGGACTTCACTCAATTCCTTTAACCGAGGATCTTGTTCATAAACCTAATGGAGTTAAAGTAGTTAACATTATTCCAAATACAATACAGTTTAAAATTGAAAGAAAGGTTACAAGGCTTGTCCCCATAAAAGCAAACCTTGTGGGAGATTTACCAGATGACCTTGAAGTAAAAAAAATAATACTCTCACCTCCTACTGTGAAAGTTGAAGGACCCCAATCAGTGTTAGGAAAAATTCAATACTTTAAAACAGAGGTTATTGATATTAGCGACAAAATGAAAACTTTCGAAACAAGCACAGTGGTTATTCTAAATTCAAACTTTTTAAAATTGCTATCTGAGCCTAACATTAAAGTTAAAGTTATTATCGGGGAAAAAGACAGAGTTAAATTATTTAGAAATATTACAGTGACACTGGCAAACATAGGGAAACATACTGTATGGATAAACCCTAAAAAAGTAGCGGTTCAGGTTAAAGGGAGTAAGAAATTTGTTGATATGGTTTTAAGAAAAAATATAAAGGTTTTCGTTGACTGCAAAAATCTTAAACCAAATGAAAAAGACTATATTCTGACTCCGCAGGTAGACTATGTAGGTGCAAACAGCGAACAAATAAAGGAAAATGTAAAATTCAAAACAATACCATCACTTGTTAATGTCAGGGTTTTTAAATGAAAAAAATCTTTGGTACAGACGGAATCAGGGGAAAGGCAGGAGAATTCCCTATTACCCCTGAAAATATTTACAAATTAGGATACCTTTTTGTAAAAATAACCGGCTATAAAAATATTGCTATAGG from Thermotomaculum hydrothermale carries:
- a CDS encoding CdaR family protein; amino-acid sequence: MKKIKIFESDWFLKVISLIIAFTMWAYISGQKTPKIIEKNFTAPIYFENTSDNMILTRDVLYEITVQLRGPETIIKKIKSEDVYITIDLKNKKFGLHSIPLTEDLVHKPNGVKVVNIIPNTIQFKIERKVTRLVPIKANLVGDLPDDLEVKKIILSPPTVKVEGPQSVLGKIQYFKTEVIDISDKMKTFETSTVVILNSNFLKLLSEPNIKVKVIIGEKDRVKLFRNITVTLANIGKHTVWINPKKVAVQVKGSKKFVDMVLRKNIKVFVDCKNLKPNEKDYILTPQVDYVGANSEQIKENVKFKTIPSLVNVRVFK